The Euphorbia lathyris chromosome 2, ddEupLath1.1, whole genome shotgun sequence genome includes a window with the following:
- the LOC136217797 gene encoding xylan glycosyltransferase MUCI21-like, translating into MVLKNKRKYSKIGLICFIFFLLFFILQISFSSISRSTAFNSHHNPVSEQHMKSEETILIQSSTLPPPTPPPPPPPPYHEIIRCDRSNRGYDFCKIDGPTVLDPRISTFYAVDPRLPYTAHKIRPYPRKWENFTMQRIKELTLISGPSSPQCEIQHKYPAIVFSAGGYTGNFFHDFNDGLIPLYITVKSIFTDDQDFILVISKARDWWVSKYSDILQTFSKHPIINLDNDTSTHCFTSANIGLMSHGFMTINPKLLPNSQTLTHFRTFLNSAYSRHITTRRMFKKPRLVLASRSGHVARVILNQKRVKRLAEDVGFEVTVFEPKPSTPLHQAYDLINSSHAMVGVHGAALTHAVFLRPGSVFLQVVPLGNEKVAEMCFGNLGRGMELEYMEYKIGVGESSLVDKYDRNSQLIKDPIGFQGKKWSDEIMRIYLKEQNVRIDLVRFREYLKIAYKKAKKLLDQQG; encoded by the coding sequence TATCAGAACAACATATGAAATCAGAGGAGACAATTCTCATTCAGAGCTCAACGCTTCCACCACcaacaccaccaccaccaccaccaccaccgtaTCATGAAATCATCCGGTGCGACCGATCAAACAGAGGCTACGATTTCTGCAAGATCGACGGCCCAACTGTATTGGATCCCAGGATCTCCACATTCTATGCTGTGGACCCTCGACTACCCTATACTGCCCACAAAATCAGGCCTTACCCCAGAAAATGGGAAAATTTCACTATGCAACGGATCAAAGAGCTCACTCTAATTTCAGGCCCATCAAGCCCACAATGTGAAATCCAGCACAAATATCCAGCCATAGTATTCTCTGCGGGCGGTTACACCGGAAACTTCTTCCATGATTTCAACGACGGGCTCATCCCTCTCTACATCACCGTTAAATCTATCTTCACCGACGACCAAGATTTCATCCTCGTCATATCCAAAGCTCGTGATTGGTGGGTCAGTAAATACTCAGATATCTTACAAACTTTCAGTAAACACCCAATCATAAACCTAGACAATGATACCTCCACTCACTGTTTTACTTCAGCCAATATAGGCCTCATGTCACATGGATTTATGACCATTAACCCCAAGTTGTTAccaaattcacaaaccttaACCCATTTCCGCACTTTCTTAAATTCGGCCTACAGTCGTCACATAACCACCCGTCGCATGTTCAAAAAACCCCGGTTAGTGTTGGCTAGTCGAAGTGGTCACGTGGCGCGGGTAATTTTGAATCAAAAGAGAGTAAAAAGGTTAGCCGAAGACGTTGGTTTTGAGGTTACGGTATTTGAACCCAAACCTAGTACTCCGTTGCATCAAGCGTATGATTTGATCAATTCGAGTCATGCGATGGTGGGGGTGCACGGTGCAGCGTTGACACACGCGGTGTTTCTTAGGCCGGGGTCGGTGTTCTTGCAAGTGGTGCCGCTAGGGAACGAGAAGGTTGCGGAAATGTGTTTTGGCAATTTGGGGAGGGGGATGGAATTGGAGTACATGGAGTATAAAATTGGAGTGGGGGAAAGTAGTTTGGTGGATAAGTATGATAGAAATAGCCAATTGATAAAGGATCCAATAGGGTTCCAAGGGAAAAAGTGGTCGGATGAAATAATGAGAATATATTTGAAAGAACAAAATGTTAGAATTGATTTGGTTAGGTTTAGGGAGTATTTGAAGATAGCATATAAGAAAGCTAAGAAGTTGTTGGATCAACAAGGTTGA